Proteins from one Bombyx mori chromosome 1, ASM3026992v2 genomic window:
- the LOC101745262 gene encoding quinone oxidoreductase encodes MSKLCKQVSIESPGPTIKECVFSFDVPVPDVPLYGARIRVVYAGACYRANRTRSTSVCSTSSVSSIGSFTGEMDGYAHTTIPAHIGIRDGALFPGYEVAGIIDAIGKAAERTDELKEGARIVLYPYEGVPHGYAEYIVVPDFKCLVPIPDQLPLSIAAMLPTGALLAMNTVVSASECLKVALEGPAKKDKTTVLIVGTGGLALWALRLATYYFKREEYNDRISIAVATLKDEGFLLAKECEEVNVVQWNEDLYEKQLIERTTDACGGPVDVVLNFGTTSRSLHRSLQCLAPEGVVLVTEDVGERLLSKFAKKAEDLSVSVVVVPNGTIEQLKELVSLVARGDIEPPPHSVYPAEEAAEVVRKLCNSEIKGRAILKFHNVE; translated from the exons ATGAGCAAATTGTGCAAACAAGTGTCGATCGAGTCTCCCGGACCGACCATAAAGGAATGTGTCTTTAGCTTTGACGTGCCAGTACCAGACGTGCCCCTCTACGGAGCTAGGATTAGAGTTGTGTACGCTGGAGCGTGTTACCGGGCTAACAGAACAAGATCGACTTCAGTGTGCAGTACTTCTTCTGTGTCTTCCATAGGCAGCTTTACTGGGGAGATGGATGGTTACGCTCATACCACGATTCCCGCCCATATCGGCATAAGAGACGGTGCGTTATTCCCTGGCTATGAAGTTGCGGGCATTATTGACGCCATAGGAAAGGCTGCCGAACGTACTGATGAACTCAAGGAAGGAGCAAGAATCGTTCTGTACCCTTACGAAGGGGTACCGCATGGTTATGCCGAATATATAGTGGTGCCCGACTTCAAATGTTTGGTGCCGATACCGGATCAATTGCCATTAAGCATAGCCGCTATGCTACCGACTGGCGCTTTGTTGGCCATGAATACAGTAGTATCGGCCAGTGAATGTTTAAAGGTGGCTTTAGAAGGACCTGCAAAGAAGGACAAAACGACTGTCCTAATTGTAGGAACTGGAGGCTTAGCCTTGTGGGCTCTACGCCTTGCCACGTACTATTTCAAGCGCGAAGAGTACAATGATCGCATTAGTATAGCTGTAGCTACGCTTAAGGATGAAGGATTTTTATTGGCGAAGGAGTGTGAGGA GGTCAACGTCGTGCAATGGAACGAAGATTTGTATGAGAAACAGTTGATAGAACGTACTACAGACGCGTGCGGTGGACCGGTCGATGTGGTACTCAACTTTGGCACCACTTCTCGATCTTTGCACCGTTCACTGCAGTGCTTGGCCCCT GAAGGTGTGGTCCTCGTGACCGAAGATGTAGGCGAGAGACTCCTGTCCAAGTTCGCGAAGAAGGCTGAAGATCTCAGCGTCAGTGTTGTGGTTGTGCCCAACGGGACCATCGAACAGCTGAAAGAACTGGTGTCACTAGTCGCACGCGGGGAT ATCGAACCCCCTCCGCACTCGGTGTACCCAGCTGAGGAGGCAGCAGAGGTCGTGCGAAAACTTTGTAATTCAGAAATAAAGGGACGAGCCATATTGAAATTTCACAACGTGGAGTAA